A section of the Methanosarcinales archaeon genome encodes:
- a CDS encoding radical SAM protein has translation MRTFSPILASQALWQLRIRKRPFVLSHGINARCNMHCSFCDYWREEKDEMSTEDILSMLDEARTFGIKYYNAWTVEPLLREDLPLIMAHARSIGMITSMITNGKLLKQRAHELDDVDYLSVSVDGIDTYKDIRGMDFQIVLDGINAAKDGRRNPILMNCVISGQNLDDIELLIRLAKELGVWISFEPLYESEDIDQKVWDSIGIRDMEKYQNTITRIIQLKKEGYPIINSLTYLGMVRDMNMDFNCHANNIILNITSDGWIENCRVKKKRLGYISEGLENVWNKSFELRKKTTKECKGCLFFGYVEGSLMYDFKPEVVAHYEWI, from the coding sequence ATGAGAACATTTTCACCCATCCTTGCATCTCAAGCCCTCTGGCAGTTACGCATCAGAAAAAGACCATTTGTGCTGTCCCACGGCATCAATGCCAGGTGCAACATGCACTGCAGTTTCTGCGATTACTGGCGGGAAGAAAAAGATGAAATGAGTACAGAAGATATCCTGTCCATGCTAGATGAAGCCAGGACTTTTGGCATCAAATATTACAATGCATGGACCGTTGAACCGCTTCTAAGAGAGGACCTGCCCCTTATTATGGCTCATGCCCGCAGCATTGGGATGATCACTTCCATGATCACCAACGGGAAGTTACTGAAACAGCGTGCGCATGAACTGGACGATGTGGATTACCTCTCAGTATCAGTAGATGGGATAGATACATACAAGGACATCAGGGGTATGGATTTCCAAATAGTCCTGGACGGGATCAATGCAGCGAAAGATGGGCGCAGGAACCCAATTCTGATGAACTGCGTTATATCGGGCCAGAATCTGGATGATATTGAACTACTGATCCGTTTGGCTAAGGAATTGGGGGTTTGGATTTCATTTGAACCCCTGTATGAATCTGAAGATATCGACCAGAAGGTCTGGGACAGTATAGGGATCAGGGATATGGAAAAATACCAAAATACTATAACAAGGATAATCCAGTTGAAAAAAGAGGGGTATCCCATTATCAACTCGCTGACATACCTTGGAATGGTAAGGGATATGAACATGGATTTCAATTGCCATGCTAATAACATCATCCTGAATATCACTTCAGATGGATGGATTGAAAATTGCCGTGTAAAGAAAAAACGATTAGGTTACATCAGTGAAGGACTGGAAAATGTTTGGAACAAATCCTTTGAACTGCGAAAAAAAACAACTAAAGAGTGTAAAGGATGCCTGTTTTTCGG